The following proteins come from a genomic window of Orenia metallireducens:
- a CDS encoding DUF4351 domain-containing protein: MLKALKLVEERGVEKGIKIGEERTTRKIVLRLLLKQFGDLEEEYVRVIENKKVEELDIILEKIIDIKEIEELEKYLY, translated from the coding sequence ATGCTCAAAGCCCTTAAGCTTGTAGAAGAAAGAGGAGTAGAAAAAGGGATTAAGATTGGAGAAGAAAGGACGACTAGAAAGATAGTTTTAAGGTTGTTATTAAAACAATTTGGAGATTTAGAGGAAGAATATGTAAGAGTGATAGAAAATAAAAAGGTTGAGGAATTAGATATTATACTAGAGAAGATAATAGATATAAAGGAGATTGAGGAGCTAGAAAAATATCTTTATTAG
- a CDS encoding LysR family transcriptional regulator produces the protein MNINYELYKVFYYVAKYLSFSKAADELFISQSAVSQSIKSLEEELNTSLFIRSTKRVKLSKEGEILLKHIEPALNLIKSGERNIQEINSFEKGQIHIGANDTISKDFLLPYLKKFHQLYPQIHIQITNRTSSTCVELLKQGAIDLIITNLPNNKITDFMEVNEIFIFKDIFISGYDFKELQGREIELKTLADYPILMLERKTTTRKFFDELMEKFKVEITPEVELGSIDLLIEMAKIGLGISFVPNYCINRDNSEIFKIDIKEKLPERKLAVVTNKNIPFSIASKKFIELLIEI, from the coding sequence ATGAATATTAACTATGAACTATACAAGGTATTTTATTATGTAGCTAAATATCTTAGCTTCTCAAAAGCTGCCGATGAGCTATTCATCTCCCAGTCAGCTGTTAGTCAGAGTATTAAATCTCTAGAAGAAGAATTGAATACTTCCTTATTTATCAGAAGCACAAAGAGAGTTAAACTTAGTAAGGAAGGAGAAATACTATTAAAACATATTGAACCTGCCCTTAATTTAATTAAAAGTGGTGAGAGAAATATTCAAGAGATTAACTCCTTTGAAAAGGGACAGATACATATTGGAGCAAATGATACTATCTCTAAGGATTTCTTGTTACCTTATCTGAAGAAATTTCATCAGCTTTATCCCCAGATACATATCCAAATTACTAATAGAACATCTAGTACCTGTGTAGAGCTATTAAAACAAGGTGCTATTGACTTAATCATCACTAACCTTCCGAATAATAAAATTACAGATTTTATGGAGGTTAATGAAATTTTTATTTTCAAAGATATTTTCATTAGCGGATATGATTTTAAAGAACTTCAAGGAAGAGAGATTGAGCTTAAAACTCTAGCTGATTATCCTATTTTAATGTTAGAGAGGAAGACAACAACAAGAAAATTCTTTGATGAATTAATGGAAAAATTTAAGGTTGAGATTACTCCAGAGGTAGAGCTAGGAAGTATCGACCTCTTAATTGAAATGGCTAAGATAGGATTAGGAATTTCCTTTGTACCTAACTACTGTATCAATAGAGATAATAGTGAAATATTTAAAATAGACATAAAAGAAAAACTGCCAGAACGAAAGTTGGCAGTTGTGACTAATAAGAATATTCCTTTCTCTATTGCTAGTAAGAAATTTATAGAATTACTCATTGAAATTTAG
- a CDS encoding response regulator, with the protein MIEITNNNVLFVDDEELILAKIERKLNKEEFTMFFANSGREALRILKENEIAVIIIDLSMPKVNGIKLLKMINYDYPDLVKVIFSSYSDSQTMISALYSGDVYHYIPKGVVNRDEGYKIEFIPVIKRAIERYNLIKENSRLKQGVIKADLSLEG; encoded by the coding sequence ATGATTGAAATAACTAATAATAACGTCCTATTTGTTGATGATGAAGAGTTGATTTTAGCTAAGATAGAAAGAAAGTTAAATAAAGAAGAGTTTACAATGTTCTTTGCTAATTCAGGGAGAGAAGCATTAAGGATTCTTAAAGAGAATGAGATAGCAGTAATTATAATTGATTTAAGTATGCCTAAGGTTAATGGGATAAAGTTATTAAAGATGATCAATTATGATTATCCTGATCTTGTCAAGGTTATCTTCTCTAGTTATTCAGATAGTCAAACGATGATCTCAGCTCTCTACTCAGGAGATGTCTATCATTATATTCCTAAAGGGGTTGTTAACAGAGATGAAGGATACAAGATTGAATTCATTCCTGTAATCAAAAGGGCTATTGAAAGGTATAATTTAATCAAAGAGAATAGTAGATTGAAGCAAGGAGTAATTAAAGCAGATTTAAGCTTGGAGGGATAA
- a CDS encoding LysM peptidoglycan-binding domain-containing protein, protein MSENRKDVICEGEYYTIQAGDTLSKIANRYNLTVEQLIKANSQIKNPNKIFVGQLICIPAKVDSTKECAIVLTLSREANVALPAIAGGVVLIQRIDGGNYALTFAATGLPSPKSIGDFDTYIGSITIEGQEYSAVLRETAPFEQEPTWAGTRIISVNPFAFPESTVTILTFDLETSVRSNPILGGTVGECKR, encoded by the coding sequence ATGAGTGAAAATAGAAAAGATGTTATTTGTGAAGGGGAGTATTATACTATCCAAGCAGGTGATACATTATCTAAGATAGCTAATAGGTATAACCTTACAGTTGAGCAGTTAATTAAGGCAAACTCACAAATTAAAAACCCCAATAAAATTTTTGTGGGGCAGCTAATTTGTATTCCTGCTAAAGTAGATAGTACTAAAGAATGTGCAATAGTCTTAACTTTATCCAGAGAAGCAAATGTAGCTCTACCTGCAATTGCTGGTGGAGTAGTTCTTATACAAAGAATAGATGGAGGTAATTATGCCTTAACCTTTGCAGCAACAGGACTCCCTTCTCCTAAATCGATAGGTGATTTTGATACTTATATAGGTTCAATAACTATTGAAGGACAAGAATATTCTGCTGTATTAAGAGAGACAGCCCCTTTTGAACAAGAACCGACTTGGGCAGGTACAAGGATTATTTCTGTCAATCCTTTTGCTTTCCCAGAAAGTACAGTTACTATCCTTACCTTTGATCTTGAAACTAGTGTAAGAAGTAATCCGATTTTAGGTGGAACAGTAGGGGAATGTAAAAGATAA
- a CDS encoding patatin-like phospholipase family protein, whose translation MYGLVLEGGGAKGAYHIGAYKAINELGLNISGISGTSIGAINGALIAGKDLEYVYDLWYNLKPSQIFDVNEEVVKELREFNFNQKNVNYMINKIKEIFNNGGIELNKIRSFLAENINEKKIRNTDIDFGIVTVNISQKKAMELFIEDIPKGKLLDYLIASAYLPTFKMEKIDGDLFLDGGFYDNLPINLLAKKGYKKIIAIRTFGIGRVRKIKNKDLKITYISPNEDLGRTLDFDQEQIRYNLKLGYFDTLKVFNDLKGKKYYLNVDKKEKDYIELLLKLNQEQLARIGKILNIKGLTGYRMLFEEAIAKLSVLLDLDEQSNYEDILLSLLEFIAEKIDIERFKVYNLDDFIKQIKEAFPENKILESNNIPSFIKDNKLLSRTVKDALLEDIITVIFN comes from the coding sequence ATGTATGGTCTTGTTTTAGAAGGTGGCGGTGCTAAAGGTGCTTATCATATTGGAGCCTATAAAGCGATCAATGAATTAGGTCTAAATATATCTGGAATTTCTGGAACTTCAATCGGAGCTATTAATGGTGCTTTAATCGCAGGTAAAGATTTAGAGTATGTCTATGATCTATGGTATAATTTAAAGCCTTCTCAAATATTTGATGTTAATGAAGAAGTAGTTAAAGAATTAAGAGAGTTTAATTTCAACCAAAAGAATGTAAATTATATGATTAATAAAATAAAAGAAATTTTTAATAATGGGGGAATAGAATTAAATAAAATTAGATCCTTTCTTGCAGAGAATATCAATGAAAAAAAGATTAGAAATACTGATATAGATTTTGGAATAGTTACCGTTAATATCTCTCAAAAAAAAGCAATGGAACTCTTTATTGAAGATATACCCAAAGGAAAATTATTAGATTATTTAATTGCTAGTGCCTATCTGCCTACTTTTAAAATGGAAAAGATAGATGGTGACTTATTTCTAGATGGTGGTTTTTATGATAATCTCCCTATAAATTTACTAGCCAAAAAAGGATATAAAAAGATTATTGCAATTAGAACCTTTGGAATAGGACGAGTTCGCAAAATAAAAAATAAAGATCTAAAAATCACTTATATCTCTCCTAATGAAGATTTAGGAAGAACTCTTGATTTTGATCAAGAACAAATAAGATATAATTTGAAATTAGGCTATTTTGATACTCTTAAAGTTTTTAATGACTTAAAAGGAAAAAAATATTATCTTAATGTTGATAAAAAAGAGAAAGACTATATAGAACTTTTACTAAAACTTAATCAAGAGCAACTTGCAAGAATAGGAAAAATATTAAATATAAAAGGATTAACTGGCTATAGAATGTTATTTGAAGAAGCTATTGCTAAGCTAAGTGTCTTATTAGACCTTGATGAACAGAGTAATTATGAAGATATTCTTTTATCTTTATTAGAATTTATAGCTGAAAAAATTGATATAGAAAGATTTAAAGTTTATAACCTTGATGATTTTATAAAGCAAATAAAAGAAGCTTTTCCTGAAAATAAAATACTAGAAAGTAATAATATTCCCAGCTTTATTAAAGATAATAAATTATTATCACGGACTGTAAAAGATGCATTATTAGAAGATATAATTACTGTAATTTTTAATTAA
- a CDS encoding PAS domain-containing protein, protein MRLADNCIKISIILFGLIIFGYFFDLGRLIQGLACILFLFIVVFVEHRRELKIELKKNQDYLQSIILSTPDIISCIDKEGYHLDVWRDESNEHFPEEIVGKNIDEIFPKENVEKIRYHLNRAFKLKKVEFFEDRLIFPNETRYYEVRMNAINEDKAIVLVCDVTDKKIVEQDIKAKNKELKLMHNQLRERNEEQELLLDNINTQIWYLQDIERYGAVNQAHADFIGAKKEEISYKSLYEILPTNEAEICIKGNEELFEKREAIYSEEWLISAQGEKRLLAITKTPQFNKEGRIDYIICSGEDITENKLLEDKLKSLNQEYETIFNNTKDAIFLLDVIDGQDFVFQRVNKIQEDLTGLSTEELQGKSLEDIFGKEIGEVVKVNYKECVERREVITYEESLDFFEDSKTWLTTLFPVIVDDEVIKIVVSSRDISRIKEVEERLRYSEERYRGLLETQNDLIVRVDISNRFTYVNDAYCEFFNRKREELIGNTFTDFIDKSELKRQVMAIIDKLKNPPYRVNFEHKFASGDEEYWIDWESYGIRDESGNIIEIQGVGRNITELKLAQQRAEEANQAKSEFLANMSHEIRTPLNSIIGFSQLLLEEERDYNKIEKLNTIVNSGEHLVEIINDILDFSRIEARKIELEKVEFSFKELLLEIKNMFWLNENEKELDFVLDIDESLPERVWADRYRISQIIINLLSNAFKFTTKGRVKLACSYDQEFIIKIEDTGIGISEKKQNKVFSAFEQVDSSISRKYGGTGLGLAIVKRLVDLMKGELTLKSQLGQGSSFIIKLPLEVLEDSNKEDNDQGGFNEMVKGERMIERWLAFDIEITDLTFKAIKELPDRITKLEEAVKSTKKEKIEAIAHKLKGLAANFNMEEVYKIAAKITDTARSDDFDLEIIKLDLEELKNILSIIPAHYLSAKEENSFKVLLAEDERLNQLLIKEILKNFKLEIETVSNGKDILDKLEKDKYDLLLLDIQMPIMSGLEVMEEIEVDIPIIAITASVEKEVVEKCLVLGCKDYITKPVDKDRLREVIKRELKI, encoded by the coding sequence TTGAGATTAGCAGATAATTGTATAAAAATATCTATAATCTTATTTGGGCTAATTATCTTTGGATACTTTTTTGATCTTGGTAGATTGATTCAGGGGTTAGCTTGTATCCTTTTTCTGTTTATAGTTGTTTTTGTAGAACATAGAAGGGAATTAAAGATTGAATTGAAGAAGAATCAGGATTATTTGCAGTCAATTATTTTATCTACTCCAGATATTATTAGCTGTATTGATAAGGAAGGTTATCATCTAGACGTTTGGAGGGATGAGTCTAATGAACACTTTCCTGAAGAGATTGTGGGAAAAAATATTGATGAAATATTTCCTAAAGAGAATGTTGAGAAGATAAGGTATCATTTAAATAGAGCTTTTAAATTAAAGAAAGTGGAGTTTTTTGAGGACAGACTAATCTTTCCTAATGAAACAAGATACTATGAAGTTAGGATGAATGCTATAAATGAGGATAAGGCTATTGTACTGGTTTGTGATGTTACTGATAAAAAGATAGTTGAACAGGATATAAAAGCTAAGAACAAAGAATTAAAGCTGATGCATAATCAATTAAGGGAGCGGAATGAAGAGCAAGAGCTGTTACTAGATAACATTAATACTCAAATTTGGTATTTACAGGATATAGAAAGATATGGAGCAGTCAATCAAGCCCATGCTGATTTTATAGGAGCTAAGAAAGAGGAGATATCCTATAAATCTTTATATGAGATACTTCCTACAAATGAAGCAGAAATCTGTATAAAAGGTAATGAAGAGCTATTTGAGAAGAGAGAGGCAATATATTCAGAAGAATGGCTAATAAGTGCTCAAGGAGAAAAGAGGTTATTGGCAATTACTAAGACTCCCCAATTTAATAAAGAGGGTAGGATTGATTATATAATCTGCTCTGGTGAAGATATTACAGAGAATAAATTGCTAGAGGATAAATTAAAGAGTTTGAATCAAGAGTATGAAACTATCTTTAATAATACTAAAGATGCAATTTTTTTATTGGATGTTATAGATGGACAAGACTTCGTTTTTCAAAGAGTCAATAAAATCCAAGAAGACTTAACTGGTTTAAGTACTGAAGAGTTGCAGGGTAAGAGCTTAGAAGATATTTTTGGTAAGGAGATAGGTGAGGTAGTTAAAGTAAATTATAAGGAATGTGTAGAAAGAAGAGAAGTGATTACTTATGAAGAGAGTTTAGATTTTTTCGAGGATAGTAAAACTTGGCTAACTACCTTATTTCCAGTAATTGTTGATGATGAAGTAATAAAAATTGTAGTTTCATCAAGGGATATTAGTAGAATTAAAGAGGTTGAAGAGAGATTAAGATATAGTGAGGAGAGATATCGTGGTTTATTAGAGACTCAAAACGATTTAATTGTTAGAGTTGATATTAGTAATAGATTTACTTATGTTAATGATGCTTATTGTGAATTTTTTAATAGAAAGAGAGAAGAATTAATAGGCAACACATTCACTGACTTTATAGATAAAAGTGAGTTAAAAAGGCAGGTAATGGCAATAATAGATAAGCTAAAGAATCCACCCTACAGAGTGAACTTTGAGCATAAATTTGCAAGTGGTGATGAAGAATATTGGATAGATTGGGAATCTTATGGTATTAGAGATGAATCTGGGAATATAATAGAAATTCAAGGTGTAGGTCGTAATATTACCGAATTAAAGCTAGCTCAACAGCGAGCAGAAGAGGCAAATCAAGCTAAATCAGAATTTTTAGCTAATATGAGCCATGAAATTAGAACACCTCTTAATAGTATAATTGGATTTAGTCAACTATTATTAGAAGAAGAAAGAGATTATAATAAAATAGAAAAATTAAACACAATTGTTAATTCAGGAGAGCATTTAGTTGAGATTATTAATGATATTCTTGATTTTTCAAGGATAGAGGCTAGAAAGATTGAGTTAGAAAAGGTAGAATTTTCTTTTAAGGAATTATTATTAGAGATTAAAAATATGTTTTGGCTTAATGAGAATGAGAAAGAATTAGATTTTGTATTAGATATAGATGAGTCTTTACCAGAAAGGGTTTGGGCAGATAGGTATAGAATTAGTCAGATTATTATTAATCTTTTAAGTAATGCTTTTAAATTTACTACTAAAGGAAGGGTCAAGCTTGCTTGTAGTTATGATCAAGAATTTATTATTAAGATAGAAGATACAGGAATAGGGATTTCAGAGAAGAAGCAGAATAAGGTCTTCTCTGCTTTTGAGCAGGTCGATAGCTCTATAAGTAGGAAATATGGAGGAACTGGACTGGGTCTAGCGATTGTTAAAAGATTAGTTGATTTAATGAAAGGTGAACTAACTTTAAAAAGTCAGTTAGGTCAAGGAAGTAGTTTTATAATTAAGCTACCCTTAGAAGTGCTAGAGGATAGTAATAAGGAAGATAATGATCAAGGTGGATTTAATGAGATGGTCAAGGGTGAAAGAATGATTGAGCGGTGGTTAGCTTTTGATATAGAAATTACAGATTTGACTTTCAAGGCAATTAAAGAGTTACCTGATAGAATTACTAAGCTAGAGGAGGCTGTAAAGTCTACTAAGAAAGAGAAAATAGAGGCTATTGCCCATAAGTTAAAGGGGTTAGCTGCTAATTTTAATATGGAAGAAGTCTATAAAATTGCAGCAAAGATAACAGATACTGCAAGAAGTGATGATTTTGATTTAGAGATAATAAAGCTAGATTTAGAAGAATTAAAGAATATTCTTTCTATTATACCAGCTCATTATTTATCAGCTAAAGAAGAAAATAGCTTTAAAGTTCTTTTGGCTGAGGATGAAAGGTTAAACCAACTTTTAATTAAAGAGATACTTAAGAATTTCAAATTAGAAATTGAAACAGTCAGTAACGGTAAAGATATTTTAGATAAGCTAGAGAAAGATAAATATGATCTACTCTTACTAGATATTCAGATGCCTATCATGAGCGGTTTAGAGGTTATGGAAGAGATAGAGGTTGATATACCTATAATTGCAATAACTGCTTCTGTAGAGAAGGAGGTTGTTGAGAAATGTTTAGTACTGGGGTGTAAAGATTATATTACTAAACCAGTAGATAAGGATAGATTAAGAGAAGTAATAAAGAGAGAATTAAAGATCTGA
- a CDS encoding GerAB/ArcD/ProY family transporter has product MKEKISNYQVFWLNLAMIMPTFVLIVPKTLAESDKLGWVSAIFSGTSTGFLQYLLLKLSFDFSNKSVIQDCMALLGSIIGKIIILPYIFVILLDTTLILYEIVIFIKVVMPRSSYIVTSIALALLETYATYTGIENLARLSVIAMFIMIASTVLILIITIFYFDLFNFNRLKPIVFNFKSIVRRSLVSSDWFRLILTLLLIFKPYLKNKNGTIKSSLLGNLLIQLIIVILFIFSIAVFEINLTKNLSFPFYNLTKSITRGSETIVFFM; this is encoded by the coding sequence GTGAAAGAAAAGATAAGTAATTATCAAGTCTTCTGGCTAAACTTAGCAATGATTATGCCTACTTTTGTTTTAATAGTCCCAAAAACCTTAGCAGAATCAGATAAATTAGGTTGGGTCTCTGCTATATTTTCTGGAACTAGTACAGGGTTTCTTCAATATCTTTTATTAAAATTAAGCTTTGATTTTTCCAACAAAAGTGTTATTCAAGATTGTATGGCTTTACTTGGTTCCATTATAGGAAAGATAATTATTTTACCCTATATTTTTGTAATTTTATTGGATACTACTTTAATTCTATATGAGATTGTTATATTTATTAAGGTTGTTATGCCTAGATCTTCTTATATAGTAACATCAATTGCTTTAGCACTTTTAGAAACCTATGCAACTTATACTGGAATTGAAAATTTAGCTAGATTAAGTGTAATAGCAATGTTTATAATGATAGCCAGCACAGTACTTATACTGATTATTACAATTTTTTATTTTGATTTATTTAATTTCAATCGTTTAAAACCAATAGTATTTAATTTTAAATCAATAGTTAGAAGAAGTCTGGTTTCATCTGATTGGTTTAGATTAATATTAACTCTTCTATTAATATTTAAACCTTACTTAAAAAATAAGAATGGTACAATTAAATCTAGTTTATTAGGCAATTTACTTATTCAATTAATAATTGTTATTCTATTTATTTTCTCTATTGCTGTTTTTGAAATCAATTTAACTAAAAATTTAAGTTTTCCTTTTTATAATCTGACTAAATCAATCACAAGAGGTAGTGAAACCATCGTCTTTTTCATGTGA
- a CDS encoding methyl-accepting chemotaxis protein: MKIKNIKDKIKIKSIKQKILISFVSISIISLAIMGAFLHFELNKKLVPLVSNMSQDIVKARSAELGELMDGILKEISNIAQKEVVRSMNWNEAKKELIKDKEESDIAYESPFILDNKGYGYLPNGTKMNFSSRDYFQEIMKGKDTFISDPIISKASGEPIVMIAQAIKNDQEQTIGVLGFPVILKEFSKRITEIKIGEGSFGWAIDNNGLMIAFPDNEVVMKANILKDETDIKGLKEIGQKMIAGKSGSGEAIMPNGERHQVLYSPIPNTPGWSLGVDISTAEMLKETKGLIKMVILIISIIVILMVLASYLVGNSIAKPIGKLAKDIDKFGEGDFRVEFEIASNDEVAQIASSLNTMGRSIRAMITNILEAVENLSAQSEELSASAEEGSASIEGSNELMKKMAANIDQISGSIQEVTAFAQESSSQTEAGTENIEDTINSIQEINQAVKKTVEAVTALEKNSAEIGKIVELITNIAEQTNLLALNAAIEAARAGEHGRGFAVVAEEIRGLAEETTKATDNISSLINQTQNNVEIGFEAIKDVEDKAKEGEAIAIKTGEVFKVIQGASEETSAQIEETAMSTQELDEETTNVMNASEDIKNMSVEIANSSQELASIAEELQSLVARFKV; the protein is encoded by the coding sequence ATGAAAATCAAGAATATTAAAGACAAGATAAAAATTAAGAGTATAAAGCAGAAAATTTTAATCTCTTTTGTAAGCATCAGTATTATTTCACTAGCGATTATGGGAGCCTTTTTGCATTTTGAGCTAAATAAAAAACTGGTACCTCTAGTGTCAAATATGTCTCAAGATATTGTAAAGGCAAGGTCTGCAGAGCTAGGAGAGCTGATGGATGGAATTTTAAAAGAGATTAGTAATATTGCTCAAAAAGAAGTAGTTCGATCTATGAATTGGAATGAAGCTAAAAAAGAATTAATTAAAGATAAAGAGGAGAGCGATATAGCATATGAAAGTCCTTTTATTTTAGACAATAAAGGATATGGGTATTTGCCTAATGGTACTAAGATGAATTTTAGTAGCAGAGATTACTTTCAAGAGATAATGAAAGGAAAGGATACCTTTATAAGTGATCCTATTATCTCTAAAGCTTCAGGAGAACCTATAGTTATGATAGCCCAGGCAATTAAGAATGATCAAGAGCAAACTATAGGAGTACTTGGATTTCCTGTTATACTGAAGGAATTTTCTAAGAGAATAACTGAGATCAAAATAGGAGAAGGAAGCTTTGGTTGGGCGATTGATAATAATGGTTTGATGATTGCTTTCCCTGATAATGAAGTAGTAATGAAAGCTAATATTTTAAAAGATGAAACTGATATTAAAGGACTAAAAGAGATAGGTCAGAAGATGATAGCAGGCAAAAGTGGTAGTGGAGAGGCTATTATGCCTAATGGAGAGAGGCATCAGGTGCTTTATAGTCCAATCCCTAATACACCGGGCTGGAGCTTAGGGGTTGATATCTCTACAGCAGAGATGTTGAAGGAAACAAAGGGATTAATCAAGATGGTTATCTTAATAATATCCATCATAGTCATATTAATGGTTCTTGCTTCTTATCTGGTTGGTAATAGTATAGCAAAGCCAATTGGAAAATTAGCAAAGGATATAGATAAGTTCGGTGAAGGTGACTTTAGAGTTGAATTTGAAATAGCTTCTAATGATGAAGTAGCTCAGATTGCCAGCTCTTTGAACACAATGGGTAGGAGTATTAGAGCGATGATTACTAATATCTTAGAAGCGGTAGAGAATCTATCTGCTCAAAGTGAAGAGCTATCAGCTAGTGCTGAAGAGGGAAGTGCCAGTATTGAAGGTAGTAATGAGTTGATGAAAAAAATGGCGGCTAATATTGATCAGATTTCAGGTAGTATTCAAGAGGTTACTGCCTTTGCTCAAGAGAGTAGCTCACAGACTGAAGCTGGTACTGAAAATATTGAGGATACTATCAATAGTATTCAAGAGATTAATCAAGCTGTAAAGAAAACAGTAGAAGCTGTAACTGCTTTAGAGAAGAACTCTGCAGAGATTGGTAAGATCGTAGAATTAATTACCAATATTGCTGAACAGACCAATCTCTTAGCACTAAATGCAGCCATTGAAGCAGCTAGAGCTGGGGAACATGGTCGAGGCTTTGCAGTAGTAGCTGAAGAGATTAGAGGGCTTGCTGAGGAGACTACTAAGGCTACCGATAATATTTCTAGTTTAATTAATCAAACGCAGAACAATGTAGAGATAGGCTTTGAAGCAATTAAAGATGTGGAAGATAAGGCGAAGGAAGGAGAAGCAATTGCCATTAAGACTGGTGAAGTCTTTAAAGTAATTCAAGGTGCTAGTGAAGAGACTTCAGCTCAAATCGAAGAGACTGCTATGTCAACTCAAGAGTTAGATGAGGAGACTACAAATGTAATGAATGCTTCTGAAGACATAAAGAATATGTCTGTTGAAATAGCCAATTCTTCTCAAGAGCTAGCATCTATAGCAGAAGAGCTACAGAGTTTAGTTGCTAGATTCAAGGTTTAA
- a CDS encoding BglG family transcription antiterminator, with product MKLEKRRHKQLLYRLLELNKPITISELANFLGVSARTIRRDLDELEQCLEKEDIKLIKKARVGVYLKLEETKALKLKQSLDEARVEDQFLSPEARVRWTLKRLLIGSSECKVEKLEEKLYISRSTVYNDLDSVEAWLKRHALSLDKENNNLIIVGRERNIRVAMVNLLLELLGSKRSKEIIDLLNEGIRIKTSDHKVLKEFCLAIDLQLIRKSIGLIEAKRRVLYTNHSILYFCLYSAISFKRIVEGKEVSLSRDELNKLKDEEDFSLADFMSEKLEKKLGIKLSEAEKAAALLQVLAGEIYSSKDLENREDIINRTSKEIVLVAERLIAEIELDLGSKLAEDWDLFKGLVLYIRALFYAKSYGINYEDSYWDQVEFNELKEDNPYLFKKARISYGILKEELRIEIGENEIDFIGLMLLAAVERKKNKIRALIVFDGNLAVSQLMKARLERRVPRLEVVDFIYYSHLNKIKRNGIDLIISSREIEGSEDIMVISPLVKKDDIIRIEERIEVLLDLKTYFAS from the coding sequence TTGAAGCTAGAGAAAAGAAGGCATAAACAGTTATTATATAGATTATTAGAACTCAATAAGCCAATAACTATTAGTGAGTTAGCAAATTTTTTAGGAGTATCGGCTAGAACTATCAGAAGGGATTTAGATGAGCTTGAGCAGTGTTTAGAGAAAGAGGATATTAAATTAATCAAGAAGGCCAGAGTAGGTGTTTATCTAAAATTAGAAGAGACTAAAGCTCTTAAGCTAAAACAGAGCTTAGATGAGGCTAGAGTAGAAGATCAATTTTTGAGTCCAGAAGCAAGGGTTAGATGGACTCTAAAGAGGTTACTGATTGGGAGTAGTGAATGTAAAGTTGAAAAGTTAGAGGAGAAACTTTATATCAGTAGATCAACTGTTTATAATGATTTGGATAGTGTAGAGGCTTGGTTAAAAAGACATGCTCTATCATTAGATAAAGAGAATAATAATCTGATTATTGTAGGTAGGGAAAGGAATATTAGAGTAGCGATGGTTAACCTTCTTTTAGAGTTATTGGGATCTAAAAGAAGCAAAGAGATAATAGATTTATTGAATGAAGGTATTAGGATTAAGACTAGTGATCATAAGGTCTTAAAGGAGTTCTGTTTAGCAATAGATTTACAGCTTATTAGAAAATCTATTGGTCTAATAGAAGCCAAAAGAAGAGTGTTATATACTAATCATTCAATTTTATACTTCTGTCTATATTCTGCAATCAGTTTTAAGAGAATAGTTGAAGGTAAAGAAGTAAGCTTATCAAGAGATGAATTAAATAAATTAAAAGATGAGGAAGATTTTAGTTTAGCTGATTTTATGTCTGAAAAGTTAGAAAAGAAGTTAGGGATTAAGCTCTCTGAAGCTGAGAAAGCAGCAGCCTTACTGCAAGTTTTAGCAGGTGAAATATATAGCAGTAAGGATTTGGAGAATAGAGAAGATATAATTAATAGAACTAGTAAGGAAATTGTTTTAGTAGCAGAGAGGTTGATTGCTGAAATAGAGCTTGACTTGGGAAGCAAGCTGGCTGAGGATTGGGATTTATTTAAAGGACTAGTCTTATATATTAGAGCATTATTTTATGCTAAAAGTTATGGGATTAATTATGAGGATAGTTATTGGGATCAAGTAGAATTTAATGAACTTAAGGAGGATAACCCCTATTTATTCAAAAAAGCTAGGATAAGTTATGGTATCTTAAAGGAAGAATTAAGGATAGAGATTGGAGAAAATGAGATCGATTTTATTGGATTAATGTTATTAGCTGCAGTTGAACGTAAGAAGAATAAAATTAGAGCATTAATAGTTTTTGATGGGAATTTGGCGGTGTCACAGTTGATGAAAGCAAGATTAGAGCGAAGAGTGCCTAGGCTAGAGGTTGTTGATTTTATCTACTATAGTCACCTTAATAAGATTAAGAGAAATGGTATAGATTTAATTATTAGTTCAAGAGAGATAGAAGGAAGTGAAGATATTATGGTAATTAGTCCTTTGGTTAAGAAGGATGATATCATAAGAATAGAGGAAAGAATCGAAGTGTTACTAGATTTAAAGACTTATTTTGCTAGTTGA